CTGGGTGAGGCTGTTGAACGCGCTCGCTACGAGCAGGATGTGCACGTGCTCTCCCTGCGGCCGGGCCACTCGGCGGACGAACGTTGACCGGAGCACGTCCGGCCGAGGGGAATCGTGGGGGAGCCCCGCCCCGGACGCGCCGCAGCCGAGCGCGGGTGTCACTCGAAAGCGCAAGATCCGGCGGCCACTCGGCGGCGGGCGCGCGCGAGTCGCCCGGCGGGTGCGCGGGGTGGCGGGGCCGGCCTCGGGGTGGACGGCGGGGCGGGTGGCGGGGCGGGTGGCGGTGCGCACCACGATGGCTCTGCGGAGTGTGGGCGCGCGCACCATGTCAGTCGCTGTCACCGCTGCCTACTGTTGCCCGCCATGACGAGCTTTCCTCCTCCCCCGGCGACCCGGCCCGCGGCCCCCTCCGACGGGATCGACCTGACCGGGCGGGTCGCCCTGGTGACCGGTGCGGGCAGCGGTATCGGCCGGGCCTGCGCGATCGCCCTGGCCGCCGCGGGCGCCGCCGTGCACGTGGTCGACGTCGACGGGGAGTCGGCCGCCGCCACGGCAGCGGCGGTGGGCGGGCCCGCGCACACCGTCGACCTGTCCGACCCGGCCGCGATCGAGTCGCTGCCCGCCGCCGTGGACATCCTGGTCAACAGCGCCGGACTCCAGCACGTGGCCCCGCTGACGGAGTTCCCGCCCGAGCGGTTCACCCTGATCCAGCAGGTGATGGTGACCGCGCCGTTCCTGCTGCTGCGGCGCGTCCTGCCGCACATGTACGCGGGCGGCTGGGGCCGCGTGGTCAACATCTCCAGCGTCCACGGCCTGCGGGCCAGCGCCTACAAGTGCGCCTACGTCGCCGCCAAGCACGGGCTGGAGGGGCTGAACAAGGTGACCGCCATCGAGGCCGCTCCGTACGGCGTGACCAGCAACTGCGTCAACCCGGGGTACGTCCGCACCCCGCTGGTCGAGGACCAGATCCAGGCCCAGGCCGCCGCGCACGGCATCAGCCCCGCCGACGTGGTGTCCGAGGTGCTGCTGACCCGCTCGGCGATCAAACGCCTGATCGAACCGGAGGAGGTAGCGGCGGCCGTGCTGTGGCTGTGCGGCCCGCACACCGGCTACCTCACCGGAGCCTCGCTGCCCCTGGACGGCGGCTGGGGCGCGCACTGAACACCGCCCGCCCCGGGGCCCTCACCAGCGGCTCTGGCACCCTGGGGCCATGGACGCACCCACCCGCGGCGCATGGCTGCGCGCCGGAATCAGCCGTGACGGCGGCCCGCTCCGGGAGACCGGCCACGTCGTGTGGCTCCAGACCGGTGTCCTGTACGCCGACAGCCGCGGCTTCGCCGGGAGCACCTCCTACGACGGGGCGCGGGTCACCTTCCACCACGAGGTCGGCGAACCCGGCCTCGACGTCGGGGCACTGCGCGCCGACGGCAGCCGCATGATCGAGACCGGCACCAATGCCGACGGCTCGACCTTCCTGGAGGTGTGGACCCCGCTGCCCGGCGCGGACGGCCCCGAGGGCTGCTGGACCGCCGAGGGGACGATGACGGTCCGGGTGGGCGCCCATGTCGTCCACGTCGGCGCCGCGGGTGACGGCGTACACGTCGTCCTCACCGACGGCGACGGCCACCGCTGACGCCGACGCCGACGGGACCCGGCCGGGGCCGTGGTTCCCCCGCGATCGGCGGCTCGGGTCCCGGGGAGCGGGAAGCGCGCGATGCGGGGGAACCGTACGGGGTCAGTCGCTGGAGAGGGCGCTGAGCAGGGCGCCGACCTCCGGGTGCGGCAGGGCGCGGGCGACGTCGGCCTGGGCGACCATGCCGACCAGGCGGTGACCGTCGAGGACGGGGAGCCGCCGGACCTTGTGCGCGGCCATGGTCCGCAGGATCTTCTCGGCGTCGTCGTCGGCGCCGACCGTCACAGCGCCCGCGGCGAGTTCACCCGCGGGTGTCGTGGCGGGGTCCTTTCCCGGCACGAGGACCCGGACCACGATGTCGCGGTCGGTGATCATGCCGATGAGGCGGTCACCGGCGTCGCGGATGGGGAGGGCGCCCACGCCCAGCTCGGCCATCTGCCGGGCCGCCCGCAGCACGGTCTCGTCGTGGCCGACGCAGTGCGCGCCCGGTGTCATCAGGTCGCGGGCGGTCTTGGCGCCCGGTTTGGCGAGGTGGGTGGCGTTGGGGCTCATCCCTGTGCCCCCGCGCCGTCCGCGTGTGCCGTGTCTGCCGTGTGTGCCATGGGAGCGCACCTCTCTGCGTGCGGAAACCGCTGGTGGTCCGGCGGTCCGAGCGGACGGCCGGCACCCATCGGTTCCCCGTACGGAGGGCGGCTACCGCGCGGTTGCGCCATTCGGGCCCGGCCGGACGGCCTACTCCCGGACGGGCGCGGGGCTGCCGGTGGTCAGCCTGGCGCCGTCGATCTCCGCCCAGACCGCCTTGCCGTCGGCGTGCGCGACGGCGCCCCAGCGGTCCGCGAGCCGCTGGACGATGGCGAGGCCGTGGCCGCCCGGGGCGCCGCGCGGTGTGACGCGCGGGGCGGGCAGCTCCGTATCGCCGTCGAGGACCTCGATGCGCAGGGCCGTGCCGACGGTCAGGACGAGTTCGTCGCAGCCGCCCGCGTGCAGGCTCGCGTTGGTCAGCAGTTCCGACACCACGAGGAGGGCGTCCTCGGTGGTCTGGTTGGCTTCCCAGCCCCAGTCGCGCAGGGCCGTACGGGTGAAGTCGCGGCCCTTCGCCACGTGCCCGCGGACGCCGCGCAGGGCGAGCCTGCGGCGCTGGCCCGCGAGCGGCGGGCGCGCGCGCAGGGGGTCGCCGGTGTCCGATCCGATGGCCGTCACTGTGGCCTCACCCGTCCCCGTTGACACTGGTCCTCACAATGATCGATCCCCAATGATTGCAAACCGCTGCCCTCTTGGACCGGTCGAACCACGACATGGTTGTACGCCCTGCGCCGCCACGGGTCGGCCGCGAGCCGGCCCCTGAATCAGCCCCTGAATCAGCTGTCGGCCGGACCTCGGCCGGGCGTCATGTGGAGGCGCAGGGTGAGCCCCGTGGGCAGGGCCCGGACCTCGACCAGGTCGCAGAGCTGGTGGATCATCCACAGTCCGCGGCCGCCGTCGCCCGAGGCCCGGGGCGGTCTGCGGCGGCCGGCCAGCGGGTCGGCGAGGCGGCCCGCGTCGTGGACCTCCGCCACCACCGCGCCCGCGTCGGTGGACCACAGGCGCAGGGTGCCGCTGCCGCCGCCGTGCGCGAGGGAGTTGGCGGCCGCTTCGCTGACGGCGAGGACCAGGTCGTCGCGCCGGGCCGGGGCGAGGGCGGTGCCGTGCGCCCAGGCCTGCGCGTGTTCCCGTACCCGGGCCAGCTCCCCGGCGCGGTAGTCCAGGACGAGGTCCGCCGCGGCGGGCTCGGGCAGCGGGACGTCACAGTCGGCGCAGACGACCCGGGCGTCCGTGTACGCGGGACTGGCGGTGTCCCGGCCGTGCTCGATCAGCGTGGGGTGGGTGCGCCGGGCGTCGGCGACGACCCGTGCGGGGAGCGCGGCCGTGTCGTACGGGCAGAGGATGCGGGCGGGGCGGCCCGCGAAGGCGGTGTTGATCAGTGCCTCGTGCCGGGTCGCCTCGCGCACCTCGGCCGGGGTGCGCCCGGGCCAGACCGGCTCGCCGACGATCCGGGGCGAGCGGCCGGGATGCCGGTCGGCGAACTCCTGGAGGGCGCCCAGGATGCGACCGGGGTTGCGGCCCAGTTCCCGCATGTCCGCGAACAGGATCCCGTCCGCTCCGGCCGCCCCGTCGGTGTGCGCGCCGAGGCCGCGGCGCAGCGCGTCCAGGTTCGGACCCGGAACGGCGACGAGGACCGGCTCCCGGGCGCGCAGCGCGTCCCGCACGAAGGCACCCACCCCCGCCACGTACTGCGCCCGGCCCCGGTAGAAGAGGGCGGGGTGGACGAAGGGGCCGGGGGCCGCGGCCGGAGGGGTGGTGCCGTGGGCCATGCTGCACCCTCCAGTGCGGCGTGCTCCGGGAACGGCTCGGCCGCGCGTCGGCTCCGCCACGCGTCGGCTCGGCCGCTCGGTCACCCGTTCACTCGCTCTACTCGTCGCAGCGAGTATGACGGCTGCCGGGGCCGGCGGCCCGGGCCCCGGTCCGGAGGGACGAGCCGGGCGCTCAGGTGCTGAGCATGCCGGTGCGCAGCCTGGTCAGGGTGCGGGACAGCAGGCGGGACACCTGCATCTGCGAAATGCCCAGCTCGGAGCCGATCTCGGCCTGTGTCAGCTCCTGGCCGAAGCGCATCCGCAGGATGCTGCGGTCACGCTCGCCGAGGTCTTCCAGCAGGGGTGCGAGGGTGTGGAACTCCTCGAAGAGTTCCATGGCGGCGTCGACCTCGCCGACGCTCTCGGCCAGCGGCCGTGCTCTGCGTCCCGCCGGAGCCTGCTCGTCGGCGTCGGCCGGGGTGTCCAGCGAGCCGCTCGTGTAGCCGTTCGCGGCCACCAGGCCCTCGATGACCTCTTCCTCGGGGAGTTCGAGGTGCTGGGCCAGCTCCTTGACGGTGGGGGCCCGGCCGAGGACGCCGTTCAGCGCCTCCTGGCTCTGGGCGAGTCCGGTCCGCAGTTCCTGCAGGCGGCGCGGGACGTGCACCGCCCAGGTGGTGTCCCGGAAGTACCGCTTTATCTCACCGGTGATGTAGGGGAGGGCGAGGGTGGAGAATTCCACCTCGCGCTCCGGGTCGTAGCGGTCGATCGCCTTGATCAGGCCGATGGTTCCCACCTGGAGGATGTCCTCCATCTCGACGCCGCCGCCCGCACCCGCGGCGCGGGAGCGGAAGCGCCGCGCGGCGAAGTGCACGAGTGAGACATTCATCTCGATCAGTGTGTTGCGCACGTACTGGTACTCGCGCGTCCCCTCCTCCAGGGAGCGCAGCCGGACCAGGAACACCCGGGACATCTCGCGCGCGTCCGCTGGCGCCACCTCGCGGGCGTTGTCGACCCGCGGCAGGTCCACGGCGGACTGCCCCGCCGGGGGCCCCGCGACGGGCGCGACCGGCGCTCCCGCCCCAAGACCGCGGCTGACAAGTGTGTCCGTGCGAGACATGTGGCCGTTCCTCCCTTTGGCGAATGGCTGCGCAGGCGCTCGTGCCCACAACCTCGACCCTTACACACCCGCGCGCCGGAAAACTTCCCGAGGAGGGCCCGCGGGGGCCGGGCCGTCGCCCTCCGCGGGCGGACCGGGCATACTCGCTCCCTTGGACACCCCGCGGGGACACCGCGCGGGAGACCACGCACACGACCACGGGAGGCGGACACGGTGCGGGACACGGAAGCACACGGCGCGGGAGTGGTCGGCAGAGCCTACGGGGCCGGGCCGGGCTGGGTGATCGAGGCACGCGGCGAACTCGACCAGGACACGCTGGCGCCCCTGGAGGACGCCCTCGCCTCGGCCGCCGGGTCGCACCCGCTGGTGGTCCTGGACGCGGGAGCCATCACCTTCGGTGACTCCTCGTTCCTGAACATGCTCCTGCGGCTGCACCGGACCACCACGCTGCGCATCGCCGCTCCGGCCGAACAACTGGTCCGGCTCTTCCAGCTGACCGGCGCGGACACGGTCCTCGCCATCCACCCGGACGTCCGGGACGCGCTCGGTACGCCTGCCTGAGCCACAATGGAACGGTGAACCGGTACGAGCTGGTGTTCAAGAGCACGGAGAGCCCAGAGAGCACGGAGAGCGCCCAGGGCACCGACGCCGTCGTGGTCACGCGCACCGCGCAGACGGGCCCCGGAGGCCACCCGGTGTACGAGGACGAGACCGGGATCCTGCGTGCGGAGATCAGCGATCAGGGCGAGGTGCGCATCCTCCCGACGGGCGGCCATCAGGACCCCACGGCGCCCGTGCGGGCCCGCCCCCTCGACTGATCAGCGCGCAGGCGCGCGTGGACGCGTCACCGGATCAGCAGACGCACCTGGATGGACTTGCCGCCCTTCGGCAGCGGCGCCACCGACACGCGGTCCGCGAGGAGGCGGATCAGGGGCCATCCGAAGCCGCCCTCGGCGATGGCCTCCGACGTTCCGCCCGACAGGACGGCCGGGTGGGGCACGACGTGGGGGACCTCACCACTGCGGTCGGTGACCGTGAGTTCCAGGGCCTCCCGGTCGACCTCCGCTTCGAAGCCGACCAGGCCCCCGCCGTGCCGGTAGGCGTTGGTGACCAGCTCGGAGGTCACCAGCAGGGCGTCCGCCAGGGCCGCCCCGCTCACGTGCGGTCCGGTCACATGCCGTCCGGCCGCGGCGGTCCCGGCGCCGAGCAGACCCGCCACGAGGGCACGGGCACCGGCCGCGTCGGACGGGGCCTCCGGCCCGTTCCTGCGCACCACCCGCGCGTTCACAACCCTCACACCTGACCCTCCTCGCTGGTGCTCTCCCCTGCCGTCTGCCCGCCCTCGGCCGGGGTACACACCCCGGCCGGGCACGGCGACGGCAGAACTTGAGGATTGTTCACTTTCCATTGACAGGCCGGGTCCCGGGACCCGAGAGTTCCGTCAGCGCCCCGTCGCACGCGCCTCCCTCCGCACGCGTTCCTCCGCACGCGTTCCTCCGCACGCGCCTCCCTCCCGACCGAAGCGAGTCCGCATGACTGCGTCCGTACCCGGGTTCCCGGCCGGTTTCCTCTGGGGCGTCTCCGCCTCCGCCTTCCAGATCGAGGGCTCGCTCACGGCCGACGGCCGGGGCCCTTCCTCCTGGGACGCCTTCACCCGGGAGCCGGGCCGCGTCAAGGACGGCTCGCACGCCGAGGTGGCCACCGACCACTACCGCCGCTACCGCGAGGACGTGGCCCTGATGGCCGGGCTCGGCGTCGGGGCCTACCGGTTCTCGGTGTCCTGGTCGCGCGTCCTGCCGCGGGGCGAAGGGCAGGTCAACGGCAAGGGGCTGGACTTCTACGACCGGCTCGTCGACGAGCTGTGCGCCGCGGGCATCGCCCCGGCGCCGACCCTCTTCCACTGGGACACCCCGCTCGCCCTGGAGGAGCGGGGCGGCTGGCTGAACCGCGACACCGCCGAACGGTTCGCGCAGTACGCCGCCGTGGTCGCCGAACGGCTCGCCGACCGCGTCCCCCTGTGGATCACCATCAACGAACCCGCCGAGGTCACGCTCCTGGGATACGGGCTCGGCGAGCACGCCCCGGGCAGGCAACTCGTCTTCGACGCGCTGCCCGTGGCCCACCACCAGCTCCTGGCCCACGGCCTCGGCGTACAGGCCCTGCGCGCCGCGGGCGCCCGCGGGATCGGCATCGCCGCCTCCCACAGCCCCGTCTGGACCGCCGGTGACGACGCGGCCGACCGCGCGGCCGCCGAGCTGTACGACACGCTCACCAACCGGCTCTTCGCCGACCCCCTGCTGACCGGCGCCTACCCGGAGGGCCTGGCCGAGCTGCTCCCAGGCCCGGTCGCGGAGGACCTGAAGACGATCTCGGCCCCGCTGGACTGGTACGGGATCAACTACTACAACCCCATGCTCGTCGGCGCTCCCCAACCGGCCGCCGACGCCGCCGACTTCGGCGGCATCGCGCTCCCGGCGGACCTCCCGTTCGGCATCCGCCCGATCGAGGGGCACGAACGCACCGATTTCGGCTGGCCGGTGGTCCCGGACGGGCTGCGCGAACTGCTCGGCGTCATGCGCGAGCGCTACGGGGACCGGCTGCCGCCGCTGTACATCACCGAGAACGGCTGCTCGTACGGCGACGGGCCCGACCCCGCCACGGGCCGGATCGAGGACGCGCGCCGGATCGCCTACCACGCGGGCCACCTGCGGGCCCTGCACCGGGCGATGGCCGAAGGGGCCGATGTACGCGGCTACTTCATCTGGTCGATCCTCGACAACTTCGAATGGGCGGAGGGCTACCGGCAGCGGTTCGGCCTCGTCCACGTCGACTACGAGACGCTGCGGCGCACGCCCAAGGAGTCGTACGCCTGGTACCGCGACCTGATCAAAGGCAACCCGGCCAAAGGCAACCTGATCAATGGCGGCGCGGCCGGGGGCGGCCGGTGAGCGTCGGCCGGGCCGCCGCCGCGACCGGCGCGCCGGTGGGCGGGCGCTGGGTGGGGGCGCTCTCGCTCGCCAACCTCGGTGTCTGGGTGGGCTGGTTCGGCCCGCTGCAA
This is a stretch of genomic DNA from Streptomyces sp. NBC_00536. It encodes these proteins:
- a CDS encoding 3-hydroxybutyrate dehydrogenase, with translation MTSFPPPPATRPAAPSDGIDLTGRVALVTGAGSGIGRACAIALAAAGAAVHVVDVDGESAAATAAAVGGPAHTVDLSDPAAIESLPAAVDILVNSAGLQHVAPLTEFPPERFTLIQQVMVTAPFLLLRRVLPHMYAGGWGRVVNISSVHGLRASAYKCAYVAAKHGLEGLNKVTAIEAAPYGVTSNCVNPGYVRTPLVEDQIQAQAAAHGISPADVVSEVLLTRSAIKRLIEPEEVAAAVLWLCGPHTGYLTGASLPLDGGWGAH
- a CDS encoding STAS domain-containing protein, which produces MVGRAYGAGPGWVIEARGELDQDTLAPLEDALASAAGSHPLVVLDAGAITFGDSSFLNMLLRLHRTTTLRIAAPAEQLVRLFQLTGADTVLAIHPDVRDALGTPA
- a CDS encoding CBS domain-containing protein — translated: MSPNATHLAKPGAKTARDLMTPGAHCVGHDETVLRAARQMAELGVGALPIRDAGDRLIGMITDRDIVVRVLVPGKDPATTPAGELAAGAVTVGADDDAEKILRTMAAHKVRRLPVLDGHRLVGMVAQADVARALPHPEVGALLSALSSD
- a CDS encoding ATP-binding protein gives rise to the protein MRVVNARVVRRNGPEAPSDAAGARALVAGLLGAGTAAAGRHVTGPHVSGAALADALLVTSELVTNAYRHGGGLVGFEAEVDREALELTVTDRSGEVPHVVPHPAVLSGGTSEAIAEGGFGWPLIRLLADRVSVAPLPKGGKSIQVRLLIR
- a CDS encoding GH1 family beta-glucosidase: MTASVPGFPAGFLWGVSASAFQIEGSLTADGRGPSSWDAFTREPGRVKDGSHAEVATDHYRRYREDVALMAGLGVGAYRFSVSWSRVLPRGEGQVNGKGLDFYDRLVDELCAAGIAPAPTLFHWDTPLALEERGGWLNRDTAERFAQYAAVVAERLADRVPLWITINEPAEVTLLGYGLGEHAPGRQLVFDALPVAHHQLLAHGLGVQALRAAGARGIGIAASHSPVWTAGDDAADRAAAELYDTLTNRLFADPLLTGAYPEGLAELLPGPVAEDLKTISAPLDWYGINYYNPMLVGAPQPAADAADFGGIALPADLPFGIRPIEGHERTDFGWPVVPDGLRELLGVMRERYGDRLPPLYITENGCSYGDGPDPATGRIEDARRIAYHAGHLRALHRAMAEGADVRGYFIWSILDNFEWAEGYRQRFGLVHVDYETLRRTPKESYAWYRDLIKGNPAKGNLINGGAAGGGR
- a CDS encoding DUF6296 family protein, giving the protein MNRYELVFKSTESPESTESAQGTDAVVVTRTAQTGPGGHPVYEDETGILRAEISDQGEVRILPTGGHQDPTAPVRARPLD
- a CDS encoding sensor histidine kinase; translation: MAHGTTPPAAAPGPFVHPALFYRGRAQYVAGVGAFVRDALRAREPVLVAVPGPNLDALRRGLGAHTDGAAGADGILFADMRELGRNPGRILGALQEFADRHPGRSPRIVGEPVWPGRTPAEVREATRHEALINTAFAGRPARILCPYDTAALPARVVADARRTHPTLIEHGRDTASPAYTDARVVCADCDVPLPEPAAADLVLDYRAGELARVREHAQAWAHGTALAPARRDDLVLAVSEAAANSLAHGGGSGTLRLWSTDAGAVVAEVHDAGRLADPLAGRRRPPRASGDGGRGLWMIHQLCDLVEVRALPTGLTLRLHMTPGRGPADS
- a CDS encoding SigB/SigF/SigG family RNA polymerase sigma factor; translation: MSRTDTLVSRGLGAGAPVAPVAGPPAGQSAVDLPRVDNAREVAPADAREMSRVFLVRLRSLEEGTREYQYVRNTLIEMNVSLVHFAARRFRSRAAGAGGGVEMEDILQVGTIGLIKAIDRYDPEREVEFSTLALPYITGEIKRYFRDTTWAVHVPRRLQELRTGLAQSQEALNGVLGRAPTVKELAQHLELPEEEVIEGLVAANGYTSGSLDTPADADEQAPAGRRARPLAESVGEVDAAMELFEEFHTLAPLLEDLGERDRSILRMRFGQELTQAEIGSELGISQMQVSRLLSRTLTRLRTGMLST
- a CDS encoding ATP-binding protein translates to MTAIGSDTGDPLRARPPLAGQRRRLALRGVRGHVAKGRDFTRTALRDWGWEANQTTEDALLVVSELLTNASLHAGGCDELVLTVGTALRIEVLDGDTELPAPRVTPRGAPGGHGLAIVQRLADRWGAVAHADGKAVWAEIDGARLTTGSPAPVRE